Proteins encoded together in one Lathyrus oleraceus cultivar Zhongwan6 chromosome 5, CAAS_Psat_ZW6_1.0, whole genome shotgun sequence window:
- the LOC127082430 gene encoding uncharacterized protein LOC127082430 encodes MVGSMVIDTPTNGSVTTSLMCLKCPLTIFGKSFAMDLVYLHLIQLDVILGMKWLEFNRVHINCFAKNVMFPKMGGDSKLMFVSAKKVGEFLKEKEHMFFMFPASGIDNKVATGEQPIVCDFPKVFPNDIIDLPPKHEAEFAIDLVPGTSHVSMAPHKIKIDLRSGYHQIRVKPDDVLKTAFRTRYSHYEY; translated from the exons ATGGTTGgaagtatggttattgataccCCAACCAATGGTTCAGTAACTACTTCATTAATGTGTTTGAAGTGTCCATTGACTATTTTTGGTAAAAGTTTTGCGATGGACTTAGTCTATTTACATTTGATTCAACTTGATGTTATCCTTGGAATGAAATGGTTGGAGTTCAATCGTGTTCATATCAACTGTTTTGCCAAGAATGTGATGTTTCCCAAGATGGGAGGAGATTCAAAGTTGATGTTTGTATCTGCTAAGAAAGTAGGAGAATTCTTGAAAGAGAAGGAGCACATGTTCTTTATGTTTCCTGCTTCAGGAATCGACAATAAAGTTGCAACAGGAGAGCAGCCAATTGTGTGTGATTTTCCCAAAGTGTTTCCAAATGATATCATTGATTTGCCTCCAAAGCATGAGGCGGAGTTTgctatagacttagtacctggtactagtcaTGTATCAATGGCTCCTCATAAAAT CAAGATTGATTTGCGGTCAGGTTATCATCAGATTCGAGTGAAACCAGATGATGTTCTGAAGACTGCATTTAGAACGAGATACAGTCATTACGAGTATTAA